A genomic stretch from Telmatocola sphagniphila includes:
- a CDS encoding arylsulfatase, with protein MAGRYLHLLGCLCLLAASGALRGAEPTKLPNIVFLIADDLGYGDLGCYGQTKIRTPNIDKLATEGMRFSNHYSGSNVCAPSRCTLMTGKHPGHGYIRENHQAKGYSEGQEPVPAGLLKMPLRLQEVGYTLGGFGKWGLGPVTSSGDPLKQGFDRWYGYNCQAEAHNYYPTHLWDNDKQITLNNPKFAAHQKLPKDADVNNPASYAAYSGKDYAPDLIGEKALEFVRANKDKPFFLYFATTVPHLALQVPEDSLQEYAGKFPETPYTGDRSYLPHRQPRAAYAAMITRMDRDIGRILSVLRELHLDENTIVVFTSDNGPLYDKLGGTDTEFFNSAAGLRGRKGSYYEGGFREPCIVRWPGHIAPNSQTDRVSGFEDWFPTFMELVGRKDKTPADIDGISFAPTLLGQKQPERPFLYRESPGYGGQQCVRVGNWKALRRNLNPALKAKDQNPGPIELYDLANDPFEKTDLAKIHPEIVSELQLLLDKQHVKSDLFPMRVLDAKKN; from the coding sequence ATGGCGGGCCGCTATTTGCACCTCCTCGGCTGTTTGTGTCTTTTGGCTGCGTCGGGAGCACTGCGCGGGGCAGAACCCACGAAGCTTCCCAACATCGTTTTTTTGATTGCCGATGATCTGGGCTACGGCGATTTGGGCTGCTATGGGCAGACCAAAATTCGCACCCCGAATATCGACAAGCTCGCCACCGAGGGGATGCGTTTTTCCAATCACTATTCAGGCAGTAATGTCTGCGCTCCGTCGCGCTGCACACTGATGACCGGCAAGCATCCGGGGCATGGCTACATTCGGGAGAATCATCAGGCGAAAGGTTATAGCGAAGGTCAGGAGCCGGTGCCGGCCGGTTTGCTGAAAATGCCGTTGCGGCTCCAGGAAGTGGGCTACACGCTGGGCGGCTTCGGTAAATGGGGCCTCGGTCCAGTGACCAGTTCCGGCGATCCGCTCAAACAGGGATTCGATCGCTGGTATGGTTACAATTGTCAGGCCGAGGCGCACAACTATTATCCCACGCATTTGTGGGATAACGACAAACAGATCACTTTGAATAATCCCAAGTTCGCCGCGCACCAGAAGCTGCCCAAAGACGCGGATGTCAACAACCCCGCCAGCTATGCCGCATACAGCGGTAAAGATTATGCCCCCGACCTGATCGGCGAGAAAGCGCTCGAATTCGTTCGCGCGAATAAAGACAAGCCGTTCTTCCTCTATTTCGCCACCACGGTGCCGCATCTTGCTCTTCAGGTTCCTGAAGACTCTTTGCAGGAGTACGCCGGGAAGTTTCCCGAAACGCCCTATACCGGCGACCGATCTTATTTGCCGCATCGTCAGCCGCGGGCTGCCTATGCCGCGATGATCACGCGCATGGATCGCGATATCGGCCGTATTCTGTCGGTGCTCCGCGAGCTGCATCTGGACGAGAATACCATCGTCGTTTTCACCAGCGACAACGGCCCGCTGTACGACAAACTGGGCGGCACCGACACGGAGTTCTTCAACAGTGCCGCCGGTTTGCGCGGCCGCAAAGGCTCCTACTACGAAGGGGGTTTTCGGGAGCCCTGCATCGTTCGCTGGCCCGGGCACATCGCACCCAACAGCCAGACAGATCGCGTCAGCGGCTTCGAAGATTGGTTCCCTACTTTTATGGAGCTAGTCGGCCGGAAAGACAAAACGCCCGCCGACATCGACGGTATTAGTTTCGCTCCGACTCTCTTGGGGCAGAAGCAACCCGAACGCCCTTTCCTCTACCGCGAATCGCCGGGCTACGGTGGCCAGCAATGCGTTCGCGTCGGGAACTGGAAAGCCCTGCGCCGCAATTTGAATCCGGCTCTGAAGGCGAAGGATCAGAACCCAGGGCCTATAGAACTTTACGACCTGGCGAACGATCCGTTTGAGAAGACCGATCTAGCGAAGATTCATCCCGAAATTGTGAGCGAACTCCAGCTTCTCCTGGATAAGCAACATGTGAAATCGGATCTATTTCCGATGCGGGTACTCGACGCAAAGAAGAATTAA
- a CDS encoding bifunctional YncE family protein/alkaline phosphatase family protein, with translation MNRYLFMALLFFGPGYLACAQDIDQLKIGLQADGRVIVPTNQVIKPAGKQVTFPGRPVDLAFLEHGKITAIKNMHDIVFVETASGKILQTVDIPKSKLSVVGLVNVGGKVYVSDSMGLMQSIEFDEDGFYKLLPALPLEKIKLEGEPDYAGIAKLSDEQIFVTCTRGNFVQLVDIKNQKAGQIIPVGVAPYTVAVVSSTKAYISNWGGDHPKANDPQRSSSGTPTRVDERTGISNHGSVSIIRKENGTWKESKSITVGLHPSGMILSKNSKRLYVANANSDTVSVIDTDTDEVLETIFCRPESRLPFGSASNALALSPEGGTLYVANGTNNCIAVVRLSAKSSEGMGEGRPEKSQVLGLIPTGWYPGAILLNAEGTQLIVANVKGLGSLNQKRIAEKGHNSHDHLGSISIIDVPDAKTLAKYTEEVNTNNRLNYSLAGLEKPRPDAKPLVIPQRHGEPSLIKHVVYIIKENRTYDQVLGDMKEGNGDAHLCIFGENTTPNHHKLAREFTLLDNFYCSGVLSADGHSWTDSAYVTDYLEKAFGGFPRSYPDDGRDPLAFAPTGFIWDNALLHKKTIRNYGEHISEEPYFPKGTRWTDFFNDYKNGTRKVPITIKINDAALKSHTHPTYPYFPLHAPDVYRAELFKEDLKAFEKAGKMPDLILMSLPCNHTDGTTPDFPTPRAMVADNDLALGRIVEAISASSFWKDTCILVVEDDPQAGFDHVDGHRTVAFAISPYTKRKYVDHTSYNQTGMVKTIEMMLGLPPMNQMDLSATPMRGCFSAEPDLTPYKVVNNKIALDEMNPPLKKLTGKALFWAEKSVAMNFEQADVADEDTFNRILWHSVKGYDSPYPERFVRKKADGE, from the coding sequence ATGAATAGATACTTGTTTATGGCCCTGCTGTTTTTCGGTCCCGGCTACCTGGCGTGCGCTCAGGATATCGATCAGTTGAAAATCGGTCTGCAAGCCGACGGTCGCGTTATCGTGCCGACCAATCAGGTAATCAAACCGGCGGGCAAACAGGTGACATTCCCCGGCCGTCCCGTCGATCTGGCCTTTCTCGAACATGGTAAAATCACTGCCATCAAGAACATGCACGACATCGTGTTCGTCGAAACCGCCAGCGGAAAAATTCTGCAGACCGTGGATATTCCCAAATCGAAATTGAGCGTCGTCGGACTCGTGAATGTGGGCGGCAAAGTATACGTCTCGGATTCGATGGGCCTGATGCAGAGCATCGAATTCGATGAAGACGGCTTCTACAAACTGCTACCCGCCCTGCCGCTGGAAAAAATCAAGCTCGAAGGCGAACCCGATTACGCGGGGATTGCCAAGCTTTCCGATGAGCAAATCTTCGTCACCTGCACGCGCGGCAATTTCGTGCAACTGGTCGACATCAAGAATCAGAAAGCGGGCCAAATCATTCCCGTCGGCGTGGCCCCGTATACGGTGGCCGTGGTCAGTAGCACCAAGGCCTACATTTCCAACTGGGGCGGCGATCATCCCAAGGCGAACGATCCGCAGCGATCCAGTTCCGGAACCCCCACCCGCGTTGATGAACGGACGGGCATCAGCAATCACGGTTCGGTGTCGATTATCCGCAAAGAGAATGGCACCTGGAAAGAATCGAAGAGCATCACGGTCGGCCTGCATCCCAGCGGCATGATCCTCAGCAAAAACTCCAAACGCCTCTACGTCGCCAACGCTAACAGCGACACCGTTTCGGTCATCGATACCGATACCGATGAAGTTCTGGAAACCATTTTCTGCCGGCCGGAATCCCGCCTGCCCTTCGGCAGTGCTTCGAATGCTCTGGCCTTAAGCCCGGAGGGCGGAACCCTCTATGTCGCCAACGGCACCAACAATTGCATCGCCGTTGTTCGTCTGTCTGCCAAGTCTTCTGAAGGAATGGGAGAAGGCCGACCGGAGAAAAGTCAGGTGCTGGGTCTGATTCCCACCGGCTGGTACCCCGGCGCGATCCTGCTGAATGCGGAAGGCACCCAGCTGATCGTTGCGAACGTCAAAGGGCTTGGCAGTTTGAATCAGAAGCGAATTGCCGAGAAGGGGCACAACTCGCACGATCACCTCGGTTCGATTTCCATTATCGACGTGCCCGATGCGAAAACCTTGGCAAAGTACACCGAAGAAGTGAATACCAACAATCGCCTCAACTATAGTCTCGCGGGGCTGGAGAAACCTCGGCCGGATGCCAAGCCGTTGGTAATTCCGCAGCGGCACGGCGAACCGTCCTTGATTAAACATGTGGTTTACATCATCAAGGAAAACCGCACTTACGATCAGGTATTGGGCGATATGAAAGAGGGCAACGGAGATGCACACCTTTGCATTTTTGGTGAAAACACTACGCCGAATCACCACAAGCTGGCCCGCGAATTCACCCTTCTGGATAACTTCTATTGCTCGGGCGTTCTGAGTGCCGATGGCCATTCCTGGACCGATTCTGCGTACGTGACCGACTATCTGGAAAAAGCGTTCGGCGGCTTCCCGCGCAGCTATCCCGATGACGGCCGCGATCCTCTGGCGTTCGCGCCGACCGGCTTCATCTGGGATAATGCTCTGTTACACAAAAAAACGATTCGCAACTATGGCGAACATATTTCTGAAGAGCCCTATTTCCCCAAGGGCACCCGCTGGACCGACTTCTTCAACGATTATAAAAATGGCACTCGCAAAGTGCCGATCACGATCAAGATCAACGATGCGGCATTGAAGTCGCACACGCATCCGACCTATCCTTACTTTCCGCTGCACGCGCCGGATGTTTACCGGGCCGAACTATTCAAGGAAGATCTGAAAGCGTTTGAAAAAGCTGGAAAGATGCCCGATCTGATTCTCATGTCGCTGCCCTGCAATCACACCGATGGCACCACGCCCGATTTCCCCACTCCCCGGGCTATGGTGGCCGATAACGATCTCGCTCTGGGAAGAATTGTGGAAGCGATCAGCGCGAGTTCCTTCTGGAAAGATACCTGCATCCTGGTAGTCGAAGATGATCCGCAAGCCGGGTTCGATCACGTGGATGGTCACCGGACCGTGGCTTTTGCGATCAGCCCTTACACCAAACGCAAGTATGTCGATCACACCAGTTATAACCAGACCGGCATGGTCAAGACGATCGAGATGATGCTCGGCCTACCGCCGATGAATCAAATGGATCTCTCGGCCACGCCGATGCGCGGCTGCTTCTCGGCGGAACCGGATTTGACTCCTTATAAGGTCGTGAACAACAAAATCGCTTTGGATGAAATGAACCCCCCTTTAAAGAAGTTAACGGGTAAGGCTCTGTTCTGGGCGGAGAAGTCGGTAGCGATGAATTTCGAACAGGCGGACGTGGCCGATGAGGATACTTTTAATCGAATCCTCTGGCATTCGGTGAAAGGGTACGACAGCCCCTATCCGGAGCGATTCGTTCGCAAAAAGGCCGACGGGGAGTAA